The following are encoded together in the Adhaeribacter arboris genome:
- a CDS encoding exonuclease SbcCD subunit D C-terminal domain-containing protein, producing MKILHTSDWHLGKRLEQCERTDEHQHFLDWLLAFIRDQQVNVLLIAGDVFDTGSPSNTALKQYYDFLWALQTTNCREVIIIGGNHDSVATLNAPQALLKYFRVHVVGGVPAEFTEQIIPIKNEAGETELVVCAVPFLRDKDVRLSVPGETHAEREARLKEGICAHYQQLVSHIASYKAQQIPVIAMGHLFAAGSSASDSEKEIHVGNLGQICGDQFPAEFDYIALGHLHRPQVVNNMPHIRYSGSPIPLSFSEVEDTKLVLLLDFAGGQLMNLTEIEVPCCRKLIRLKGDLEAIVHRLTTLGKDNSLYPAWVEVQVETENFIADLDYQLTRITENLPHLERVFTRQIRLKLPIALHDDSFDQLVNLQELDPKEVFQKKCSSIYPYTDFSDLLTTFDELLEKMAQAD from the coding sequence ATGAAAATTTTACATACTTCTGATTGGCATTTAGGTAAACGGCTGGAACAATGCGAACGAACAGACGAACACCAGCATTTTCTAGATTGGCTCCTCGCCTTTATCCGCGACCAGCAAGTGAATGTATTACTTATTGCCGGCGATGTATTTGATACCGGCTCACCTTCTAATACAGCTTTAAAACAGTATTACGACTTTTTGTGGGCTTTACAGACGACTAATTGCCGCGAAGTAATTATAATTGGCGGTAATCACGATTCGGTTGCGACGCTAAATGCTCCCCAAGCTCTGTTAAAATATTTTCGGGTTCACGTGGTAGGTGGCGTTCCTGCTGAGTTTACCGAACAAATTATCCCTATAAAAAACGAAGCGGGTGAAACGGAATTAGTAGTATGTGCAGTTCCTTTTTTGCGGGATAAAGATGTGCGCCTTTCCGTACCCGGCGAAACCCATGCGGAGCGCGAAGCGCGCCTGAAAGAAGGAATTTGTGCCCATTACCAACAATTAGTGAGTCACATTGCTTCTTATAAAGCCCAGCAAATACCTGTTATAGCTATGGGTCATTTATTCGCGGCGGGCAGTAGTGCTTCGGATAGTGAAAAAGAAATACACGTAGGTAATTTGGGGCAGATTTGCGGCGACCAGTTTCCGGCTGAATTCGATTATATTGCTTTAGGGCACTTGCATCGGCCCCAAGTAGTAAATAATATGCCGCATATCCGGTACAGCGGCTCTCCTATTCCGCTTTCTTTCAGCGAAGTGGAAGATACTAAATTAGTGCTCCTGCTCGATTTTGCCGGGGGCCAATTAATGAACCTTACCGAAATAGAGGTACCTTGTTGCCGTAAGCTTATCCGCTTAAAAGGAGATTTAGAAGCTATAGTTCACCGCTTGACTACTTTAGGCAAGGACAATTCTTTGTACCCGGCTTGGGTAGAAGTACAAGTAGAAACAGAAAACTTTATTGCCGACTTAGATTATCAACTCACCCGAATTACAGAAAATTTACCGCACCTGGAACGTGTTTTTACCCGCCAAATTCGCCTGAAACTACCTATTGCCCTTCACGATGATTCGTTTGATCAATTAGTAAATCTACAGGAATTGGATCCCAAAGAAGTATTTCAAAAAAAATGTTCCTCAATTTACCCATATACCGATTTCTCGGACCTGCTCACTACATTCGACGAGCTGCTGGAAAAAATGGCCCAAGCAGATTAA
- a CDS encoding response regulator → MTRTVLNSVLLIDDDAISNFLNTRLLKEMQVTRNIKVTLNGEEALQFLQQEKAANHPFPELILLDINMPVMNGFEFLEAFREVADENNHSVIIILTTSTNTRDFEQLQRYAEVEIYLSKPLTEENLQYILYKHFPED, encoded by the coding sequence ATGACCCGGACAGTACTGAACTCGGTTTTGCTGATTGATGATGATGCTATAAGTAATTTCTTAAACACTCGTCTGTTAAAAGAAATGCAAGTTACCCGAAACATTAAAGTAACTTTAAATGGCGAAGAAGCTTTACAGTTTTTGCAGCAAGAAAAAGCCGCCAATCACCCTTTTCCGGAGTTAATTCTCTTAGATATAAATATGCCCGTAATGAACGGCTTTGAGTTTTTAGAAGCTTTCCGGGAAGTGGCAGATGAAAATAACCATTCCGTCATAATTATTTTAACTACTTCTACTAACACCCGTGATTTTGAGCAACTACAACGTTACGCTGAAGTGGAAATTTACCTGAGCAAACCTCTTACCGAAGAAAATTTACAATACATTTTATATAAGCACTTTCCGGAAGATTAA
- the mdh gene encoding malate dehydrogenase, translated as MKVTVVGAGNVGATCADVLAYREIANEVVLVDIKEGFAEGKALDIWQKSPINLYDTRTVGVTNDYSRTADSDIVVITSGLPRKPGMTRDDLISTNAGIVQSVTENVIQHSPNAIIIVVSNPLDVMTYAAHLTAKLPRTKVMGMAGILDTARYRAFLAEALNVSPKDIQAVLLGGHGDTMVPLPRYTTVGGIPVTELIEEATLNAIIERTKNGGGELVKLMGTSAWYAPGSAAAQMVEAIARDQKRIFPVCIKLEGEYGITGTYLGVPVVLGKKGVEKVIELQLNDEEMTLLRNSEKHVREVMEVLDSMTASKS; from the coding sequence ATGAAAGTAACTGTTGTAGGAGCCGGAAATGTGGGTGCTACTTGTGCCGATGTGCTGGCTTACCGCGAAATTGCCAATGAAGTAGTGTTAGTAGATATTAAAGAAGGTTTTGCCGAAGGTAAAGCGCTGGACATTTGGCAAAAATCACCCATAAACCTGTACGATACCCGTACGGTGGGTGTCACGAATGATTACTCCCGCACTGCCGATTCGGATATTGTGGTAATTACTTCTGGCTTACCTCGTAAACCGGGCATGACCCGCGATGACTTAATTTCAACTAACGCCGGCATTGTACAATCAGTTACGGAAAATGTCATTCAGCACTCGCCGAATGCTATTATTATCGTGGTATCTAACCCATTAGACGTTATGACTTACGCGGCGCATTTAACCGCTAAGTTGCCTCGCACCAAAGTAATGGGAATGGCCGGTATTTTAGATACTGCCCGTTACCGGGCTTTCTTGGCCGAAGCTTTAAATGTATCTCCTAAAGATATTCAGGCAGTATTACTAGGTGGTCACGGCGATACCATGGTTCCCCTACCGCGCTATACAACCGTGGGCGGTATTCCGGTAACCGAATTAATTGAGGAAGCTACCTTAAACGCTATTATTGAACGTACTAAAAATGGGGGCGGCGAACTGGTAAAATTAATGGGTACCTCGGCCTGGTATGCACCTGGCTCCGCGGCAGCTCAAATGGTAGAAGCCATTGCCCGGGATCAAAAACGCATCTTCCCGGTTTGCATTAAGCTGGAAGGCGAATATGGTATTACGGGCACTTACCTGGGTGTACCGGTAGTATTAGGTAAAAAAGGCGTGGAAAAAGTAATTGAATTACAACTGAACGACGAAGAAATGACTTTACTGCGCAACTCTGAAAAGCACGTACGCGAGGTAATGGAAGTATTAGATAGTATGACGGCTTCTAAATCGTAA